From the genome of Actinomycetota bacterium:
AACAGACCCACGGTGAGTGCCTCACCTCGTACCATTGTCCGGGTCTGGCGTCGGGTCTGGCCCACGGCCCGGAGCAGGCCAAGCTCGCGGGTGCGTTCGTGGATCGACAACGACAAGGTGTTGGCGATGCCCATGACGGCGATCACGATCGCCAGGATCAACAGCAGGTAGACGACGGTGAGGTACAGGTTGATCTCGCCGGCGATCGACTCGGTGAACTCCTGGTTGGTCTGCACGTCGGGGGCGCCGAACCGGTCGGCCACCCGCTGCACGGCCGCTTCGCCCTCGGCGACGGGCACGCCGTCGGCCAAGGCGATCAGCATGTTGACGTCGGCGGGGCGGGACGTGTGGGGCAGGTACGCGTCGCGGTGCAGCATGATCCCGCCACCCTCGCTCAGGTTGTCCTCGGCGTAGATCGCCCCGACCGTCGGCCGCTCGGTCACGCCGTCGGGGTAGTCGACGGTCACCGGGTCGCCGAGCGCCAGCCCATGCTGCTCGGCGTAGTCGGCCGAGATGGCCACCTGGTCGGGGCGGAGCTCTCGTAGCGATCCGTTCAGCACGTCGAGGTGCTCGACCGACTCGATGGTGGCCGGGTCGAAGGTGGGGGCGAGCCTGCCCTCACCGTCGATCCGTACAGGCCCGCCGCCTAGGGGCGAGGCCGCCGCGACCTCGGGCAGCTCGGCGACCGCGCGGGCCAGGTCGGTGCTGAGGCCGCCAGCGCCTTCGCCGATGATCACCAGGTCGCCGGCGAACTGCTTGTCGACCGCGTCGTCGATCGACTGCTTGAGCGACGCGCCGACGACGGCGAACAGCGACACGACGGCCACGCCGATCAGCAGCGCGGCGGCGGTGCTGGCGGTGCGCCGCGGGTTGCGCATCGCGTTGCGCTGGGCCAGCACCCCGCTCATGCCACGCCAGGTCGCCTGTGGGGCGCCGAGCACGGCGGCGGCGGGGCGGGCCACGACAGGTCCCAGCACCACGATACCGGTCAGGGTCGCCAGCGCGCCCAGGCCGGTGGGCAGCAGCGCCTCGCCGGTGGCCCCGACGATGGTCAGGGCGATGCCCGCCCCGGTGACGACGGCACCGGCGACGGCCCGTCGCCGCGAGGTCGCGGACCGGTCGACGGCGACGTCACGCAGCGCCGCCAGCGGGGCGACGCGGGAGGCCCGGACCGCCGGAGCCAGGCTCGCCACCAGCGTGACGACCACGCCCACGGCGAGGGCGATCGCGACCGTGCTGGCGTCGAGGACCAGCGGGGAGGCCGGAGTGGTCAGGCCGATGGCGTCCATGAGGGGGAGCAGGCCCAGCGCCAGCCCCATGCCGGCGGCGATGCCGCCCACCGAGGCCAGCAGGCCCACGGCCAGCGCCTCGGCGGTGACCGAGCGCAGCACCTGGCTCCGCGATGCGCCGAGTGCCCGCAGGAGCGCCGACTCGCGGGTGCGCTGGGCCACCAGGATCGAGAAGGTGTTGTAGATGGTGAAGGTCGCCACGACGAGGGCGACCCCGGCGAACAGGATCAGGGCCTGCTGGAAGGCCTCATGGTCCTCCCCCTGGGTCTCCCCCTCCATCTCGCGGGTCAGCTCGGCACCGGTCAGCGCCTCGACACCGTCGGGGAGCACGGCGTCGAGGCGGCGGACCAGCTCGGCCTGGCTCACGCCCGGCTCGGCGGCCACCGCGACGCCCGTCGCCCTGCCGGGCTCGGGCGTGAGCACCCGGTCGGCGAACTCGGTGGTGAAGCCGGCGTAGGTGGCCGATCCCTGGCTGTCGGCGCCGCCGAAGGTGGCCAGACCGACGATCGTCACCTCGACCCGGTCGGGCGACCGCACCACGGTCGTGTCGCCGACCGCCAGCTCGCCGTCCTCGGCCGCCGCCCTGTCGATGACGACCTCGCCCGGCGCGGCCGGCGCGCGGCCCTCGGCCAGGGCATAGGAGTTGAGCCGGGCGTCGGTGACCCAGTTGCCGGCGATGGTGGGCGCGCCGCCGCCGATGGGGTCGCCGTCGGCGCCGACGATGCGACCGTTGCTCTCGATGCGGGGGGCCACGGCGGCGACGCCGTCGACCGCGGCGATGGTGTCGGCCAGCGAGCGGTCGATGAGGCCACGCTCGGTGACCTCCTCCTGGCCGAGCTCGACGCTCGAGCGCACCAGCGCATCGGTACCCTTGTTGGCCTCGGCGATGACGTCCGAGAAGCCGTTGATCAACGTGCGGTAGAGCACGAGGGTGCCGGCAAGGAACGCCACGCCCAGCAGCACGGACAAGCCGGTGGCGAGCAGGCGCCGCCTGTGCGCGGCGATGGACTTGAGGGTGATCCGCCACATGGTCAGCTCCCGAGCCGCTTGATGGTGTCGAGCACCCGCTCGGCGGTGGGGTCGGCCATGTGGTCGACGATGCGGCCGTCGGCCAGGAACACGACGGCGTCCGCGTGGGCGGCCGCGCCGGGATCGTGGGTGACCATCACGATGGTCTGTCCCATCTCGTCGACGGCCCGCCGCAGGAAGCCGAGGAGCTCGGCGCCGCTGTGGGAGTCGAGGTTACCGGTGGGCTCGTCGGCGAAGACGATCGCCGGCCGGCTGACCAGCGCCCGGGCCGCGGCCACCCGCTGCTGCTGGCCGCCGGACAGCTCGGAGGGTCGGTGGCCGAGCCGGTCGCCGAGGCCGACGGTGGCGATCACCTCGTCGAACCACGCTGGGTCGGGCCTGCGGCCGGCGAGGGTGAGGGGGAGCGTGATGTTCTCCCGGGCCGTCAGCGTCGGGACCAGGTTGAAGGCCTGGAACACGAAGCCGATGCGGCTGCGCCGCAGCAGCGTGAGCTCCTTGTCGGACAGTGCGCCGAGCTCGGCGTCGCCGACGAACACCTGTCCATCGGTGAGGCTGTCGAGCCCGGCCAGGCAGTGCACCAGGGTCGACTTGCCCGACCCGGACGGGCCCATGATGGCGCTGAACCGGCCCGTGGGCAGGTCCAGCGTCACCTCGTCGAGGGCGATCACGGCGGTGTCCCCCGAGCCGTAGACCTTGGTGGCTCCGACGGCCCGGGCGGCGGTGGTGGTGGGGGTCCGCGTTGACGTCGACATGCCCGCATCGTCCCGCCGGGCGGCCGCGTTGTCGTCCTCCGGGGGGAGGCTCTGGCCCTACTCC
Proteins encoded in this window:
- a CDS encoding FtsX-like permease family protein, with the protein product MWRITLKSIAAHRRRLLATGLSVLLGVAFLAGTLVLYRTLINGFSDVIAEANKGTDALVRSSVELGQEEVTERGLIDRSLADTIAAVDGVAAVAPRIESNGRIVGADGDPIGGGAPTIAGNWVTDARLNSYALAEGRAPAAPGEVVIDRAAAEDGELAVGDTTVVRSPDRVEVTIVGLATFGGADSQGSATYAGFTTEFADRVLTPEPGRATGVAVAAEPGVSQAELVRRLDAVLPDGVEALTGAELTREMEGETQGEDHEAFQQALILFAGVALVVATFTIYNTFSILVAQRTRESALLRALGASRSQVLRSVTAEALAVGLLASVGGIAAGMGLALGLLPLMDAIGLTTPASPLVLDASTVAIALAVGVVVTLVASLAPAVRASRVAPLAALRDVAVDRSATSRRRAVAGAVVTGAGIALTIVGATGEALLPTGLGALATLTGIVVLGPVVARPAAAVLGAPQATWRGMSGVLAQRNAMRNPRRTASTAAALLIGVAVVSLFAVVGASLKQSIDDAVDKQFAGDLVIIGEGAGGLSTDLARAVAELPEVAAASPLGGGPVRIDGEGRLAPTFDPATIESVEHLDVLNGSLRELRPDQVAISADYAEQHGLALGDPVTVDYPDGVTERPTVGAIYAEDNLSEGGGIMLHRDAYLPHTSRPADVNMLIALADGVPVAEGEAAVQRVADRFGAPDVQTNQEFTESIAGEINLYLTVVYLLLILAIVIAVMGIANTLSLSIHERTRELGLLRAVGQTRRQTRTMVRGEALTVGLFGTVGGLGLGLFLGWALVSSLASEGFGSFAVPKLSLAVVLALGALAGVLAAVRPAHRAARMNMLSAIATE
- a CDS encoding ABC transporter ATP-binding protein, which encodes MSTSTRTPTTTAARAVGATKVYGSGDTAVIALDEVTLDLPTGRFSAIMGPSGSGKSTLVHCLAGLDSLTDGQVFVGDAELGALSDKELTLLRRSRIGFVFQAFNLVPTLTARENITLPLTLAGRRPDPAWFDEVIATVGLGDRLGHRPSELSGGQQQRVAAARALVSRPAIVFADEPTGNLDSHSGAELLGFLRRAVDEMGQTIVMVTHDPGAAAHADAVVFLADGRIVDHMADPTAERVLDTIKRLGS